From Drosophila yakuba strain Tai18E2 chromosome 2L, Prin_Dyak_Tai18E2_2.1, whole genome shotgun sequence, one genomic window encodes:
- the LOC6527882 gene encoding keratin, type I cytoskeletal 16, giving the protein MWRFLLICSIQLICASEHSGEGYGDGYGYGGGGGGGGIGGSGGSGGGGDGHFHHHTPTTYSEISKHVPVHVIEKVPLPIPHPVAVQVPNVIRLQIPEPYAVHVPVQQEIHVPVYKIVPEITEKKIPYTVEKPYPVEVEKPYPVEVIKQIKIPVPKPYPVPFTIYKHVLQKEHGW; this is encoded by the exons ATGTGGAGATTC CTTCTGATTTGCAGTATTCAACTGATTTGCGCCTCGGAGCACAGTGGCGAAGGATATGGCGATGGTTACGGATacggcggaggaggcggcggtggcggcatCGGCGGATCAGGAGGcagcggcggaggaggcgaTGGCCACTTCCACCACCACACACCCACCACGTACTCGGAGATCTCGAAGCACGTGCCGGTGCACGTGATCGAAAAGGTGCCACTGCCCATTCCCCATCCGGTGGCCGTTCAGGTGCCCAATGTCATTCGGCTGCAGATACCGGAACCCTACGCCGTCCACGTGCCCGTCCAGCAGGAGATCCACGTGCCGGTGTACAAAATAGTGCCCGAAATAACCGAAAAGAAGATACCCTACACCGTGGAGAAGCCATACCCCGTCGAGGTGGAGAAACCCTATCCCGTCGAGGTGATCAAGCAGATCAAGATTCCGGTGCCTAAACCGTATCCTGTTCCTTTTACCATCTACAAGCACGTCCTGCAAAAGGAGCACGGATGGTGA